One window of the Labilibaculum sp. genome contains the following:
- the pdxA gene encoding 4-hydroxythreonine-4-phosphate dehydrogenase PdxA, whose amino-acid sequence MKNTKIRVGITHGDINGIGYEVIIKTLMDERMYEICTPIIYGSPKVAAYHRKALDIETFSLNNIKEAQEAHPNRTNIINCVDENIKVELGKSTSSAGESAFKALEAAVADLEKGLIDVLVTAPINKKNIQSKDFVFPGHTEYLESKLNSGKSLMLLISDKLRVGVVAGHVPISKVPEVVSKENIISKLNILNSSLQKDFGIRRPRIAVLSLNPHAGDEGLIGTEEIDVIIPALEEVREKGIMALGPYPADGFFGSSDYMKFDAILAMYHDQGLAPFKALAFDSGVNFTAGLSKIRTSPAHGTAYSIAGTNVASEKSFQQALYTAIDVFRNRENFEEINRNPMQTSESSKNS is encoded by the coding sequence ATGAAAAACACTAAAATAAGAGTTGGAATCACTCATGGCGATATTAACGGAATTGGCTACGAGGTTATTATTAAAACCTTGATGGATGAAAGGATGTATGAAATTTGTACTCCAATTATTTATGGCTCTCCAAAAGTTGCAGCTTATCATCGAAAAGCACTCGACATAGAAACTTTTAGTTTGAATAATATTAAGGAAGCTCAGGAAGCGCACCCTAATAGAACAAACATTATTAATTGTGTTGATGAAAATATAAAGGTTGAGTTAGGTAAATCAACAAGTAGTGCCGGAGAATCTGCGTTTAAGGCTTTAGAGGCTGCTGTTGCAGATTTAGAAAAGGGATTAATTGATGTATTGGTTACAGCGCCAATAAATAAAAAGAACATTCAATCTAAGGATTTTGTATTTCCAGGGCATACTGAATATTTGGAAAGCAAGTTGAATTCCGGTAAATCGTTAATGCTTTTAATTAGCGATAAGCTAAGAGTGGGGGTTGTTGCAGGTCATGTGCCTATTTCAAAGGTGCCCGAGGTTGTTTCAAAAGAAAATATTATTAGTAAGCTTAATATTTTAAATAGTTCTTTGCAGAAGGATTTTGGAATTAGAAGACCACGAATTGCAGTTTTAAGTTTAAACCCACATGCTGGTGACGAAGGATTGATTGGAACAGAGGAAATCGATGTAATAATTCCTGCTTTGGAAGAGGTTCGGGAAAAGGGAATAATGGCCTTAGGCCCTTATCCTGCTGATGGTTTCTTTGGTTCTTCAGATTATATGAAGTTTGATGCTATTTTGGCAATGTATCATGATCAGGGGCTGGCTCCATTTAAAGCTTTGGCATTTGATTCCGGGGTGAATTTTACCGCAGGATTATCCAAAATCAGAACATCGCCTGCCCATGGTACAGCATATTCTATTGCCGGAACTAATGTTGCATCTGAAAAATCTTTTCAGCAGGCATTGTATACCGCCATTGATGTTTTTAGAAACAGGGAAAATTTTGAAGAAATTAATAGAAACCCTATGCAAACATCAGAATCATCAAAGAATTCGTAA
- the ruvA gene encoding Holliday junction branch migration protein RuvA has translation MFEYIKGIIVDLTPTSVVVETGGIGYFLNISLNTYSKLSGHKEAQLYLHQVVREDAHLFFGFFDANERGIFRHLISVSGVGANTARMMLSSLTPSEIQSAIISSNVKTLQGVKGIGAKSAQRIIIELKDKLGKDTDISDFSLPQNNTTKEEALSALVMLGFAKNSVTKVIDKVFAANIDASVEDLIKLALKQL, from the coding sequence ATGTTTGAATATATAAAAGGAATTATAGTTGACCTTACCCCCACTTCAGTAGTTGTCGAAACTGGCGGAATCGGTTATTTTTTAAATATTTCATTGAATACCTATTCGAAATTATCTGGACATAAAGAAGCACAATTGTATTTGCATCAGGTTGTTCGTGAGGATGCACACTTGTTCTTCGGTTTTTTTGATGCTAATGAAAGAGGAATTTTTCGTCATTTAATATCGGTGTCAGGAGTTGGTGCCAATACAGCTCGTATGATGCTTTCATCTTTAACACCTTCTGAAATTCAATCAGCAATTATTTCCAGCAATGTAAAAACCTTGCAGGGAGTTAAAGGAATCGGAGCTAAATCGGCACAAAGAATTATTATTGAATTAAAGGATAAACTTGGAAAAGATACTGATATCTCTGACTTTTCTTTACCGCAGAACAATACTACTAAAGAAGAAGCGTTATCTGCTTTAGTGATGTTAGGTTTTGCAAAAAATTCAGTAACTAAAGTTATTGATAAAGTATTTGCCGCGAATATTGATGCAAGTGTGGAGGATTTAATTAAGCTGGCCTTGAAACAACTATAA
- the sprA gene encoding cell surface protein SprA has translation MKKLIRYTLTLLIVLFCNALRSNYSLSARNSNFEFGIQTIQQQDTTKRSKSDSGRVVNSKSPFHKDNPDAKDNSLPFPFEDVNDNQEFGSQNQSPLYLKDPKNILTSIQYDAVTGNYILVTRIGDIDYRRPISMTAEEYKQYEAEKSLRDYWMERSRSDGMSGGDELVPDLKLGGQFVDKIFGSNTISIKPQGSAELTFGINTTKVENPTLPVNLRKTTSFDFDEKIQMNVTGSVGEKLKMDVNYNTEATFDFENQMRLEYSGDEDEIIKKIEAGNVSMPISNTLITGGQNLFGVKAQLQFGKLSVTSIFSQQKGETTVVEMENGAQKNEFEISVDKYEANRHFFLSKYFYDNYDRSLRNLPVINSGVAINKVEVWVTNKTSNFQDSRNLVAFVDLAEDGSNIYNPSEFLQTGTGTLPYNELNDLYVKMTNSYSGIRDINQVTSTLSPLAPGFVSGTDYEKVENARKLSESEYSVNEKLGYISLNQALNADEILAVSYEYTYRGQVFRVGEFTSDGVSAPQTLIMKLLKGTNLSPQMPTWKLMMKNIYNIGAFQVNPEDFILNVLYQNDNAGTSVNYLPEGDIKNQILLEVLNLDNLNSQLDPGADGMFDFIDGITIYSTNGRIIFPEIEPFGSHLRKMINNEAIADQYVFEELYKLTQNDAQQIAEKNKYSLKGSYKSSTSSEISLNALNVEPGSVSVKAGGRELIENIDYTVDYTLGRVKIINQSLLESSTPISISSENNSLFNIQTKTLIGVQMDYQFNDDFNLGATMMHLSEQPLTQKVNIGDEPISNTIWGLNGSYRTESEFLTRMVDKIPFIETKEPSSIAVEGEFAQLVPGHNKAIGSSGTAYIDDFEGTETSIDMKSLSSWVLASTPQNNEALFKEGNLNNDLAYGFNRAKLAWYVIDPLFLRNSSATPGHIKSDKDQQSNHFVREIFEEEIWPNKERASGVPTNISVLNMAYYPDEKGPYNYDVDGQSGISQGMNSDGTLKAPESRWGGIMRKIETNDFEAANIAYIEFWMMDPFVYEPDHKGGNLYFNLGNISEDILRDSRKSFENGLPADETVTLVDSTKWGRVPLVQSLVNAFDNNTNSRRYQDVGLDGLSSSDELSYFKEYIQAISISANLGTGSEAYVLAQNDPSGDDYHYFRGADYDSDELSILERYKKYNGPEGNSPTSELSGSAYPTSATTLPDVEDINHDNTLSETEAYYQCKVHLAPADMQIGQNFIVDKVTSNVDLANGTNGSVDWYQFKIPVDEFKDTYGNISDFTSIRFMRMFLRDFEEDVVLRFATLDLVRDDWRSYDQSINENETDDIVSEAGFDITAVNIEENASKEPVNYILPPGIDRVVDPSNPQLIQLNEQAILLKVTNLEDGKGKGAYKTLNMDIRKYGKFKMDVHAEEIEGYSVRDEEVNVFVRLGSDYQDNYYEYEIPMRLTPAGLYNGDIEEDRLAVWPDENRFDFKLRLFQTIKQLRNDAVRGTNAKYSDIYDLKVGDLSNDADPQHQDHIVRIKGNPNLANIRTVMIGVKNPTNDATGMDDNQLKSVEVWLNEMRLTDFDEDGGWAANLRVTTKLADFGTVTWAGSKITSGFGGIEDGVNDRYKDDIFQYDLSASFELGKFFPEKSGVRIPLYYAISEETISPEYNPLDPDIPLDVALENANSKMERDSIEKMSQEYTKRKSFNLTNVRIEKTEGKPKLLDVSNLALTYSYNETYSRDVNTVRDLEKNYRGVLSYNYNNVPKNIQPFKRVSAFQNPMFRLLKDFNFYYLPTQLSFRSDLQRYYREIEKRHITEIGSGNTELATVKIKPTFDKDFIWYRYYDLKYNLTKGLKFDFSATNTSRIDEPEGIVDRDRDRETYNIWKDSIWNNLMDGGRNIQYHHNFNLTYTVPINKIPLLNWTSVTARYAGAYDWNAGAVTADTIELGNTIRNSNNIQVNGQLNFVNLYNKVGLLKRINQKYSSNRKYKKKTEDYKKVNYEGTVAELKAGIPTSVYHKLSTEDISIKVYDTQGKEIKVKVKSVTGNRAKITSSENVKNVRVRVNGKLSESDGVFALIGENFLRTVMSVRNISINYSEINSTTLPGYMPQTNYFGGESYNGTKAPGFNFLIGKQDNNFAGNAAEKGWITTDEALNEPYVMSHTQNFTIRSTIEPVKGLKIDLTANRNYSRNRSEYYIYDSGNDNFTAENLVKSGNFSMSFLSLKSAFFTIGNTGDYSSSYFDKFLDLRKEESLRLAKERYGENYEAKKIFTEVVVGTETTKVETDYYEGYGETSQEVLIPAFLKAYGNGGKGYNSLFPAISRMKPNWRVTFEGLSKLPLIKRYFKSINLSHSYTATYDVGSYNTNLTYEEGDDGYSIIQDLAKNFLPLYEANSISINEQFNPLINVDMIWKNNFSTSFEIKRTRNLILSLSNTQLTEVASNEVIFGLGYRFDDFGMIIGSGAKQKKYKSDLNLRGDLSIRKNNTIIRKIVDEVDQLTSGQKVVTVKFSADYVLSNRFNLRLYYDRIVNTPYVSLSYPTTTTEFGASIRFTLAN, from the coding sequence TTGAAGAAACTTATTAGATATACTCTGACCTTATTAATCGTATTGTTCTGTAATGCTTTGAGAAGTAATTACAGCCTGAGTGCCCGTAATTCTAATTTTGAATTTGGCATTCAAACAATTCAACAACAGGACACTACCAAACGATCAAAAAGCGACTCAGGACGTGTAGTCAATTCGAAATCTCCATTTCATAAAGATAATCCTGATGCAAAAGACAATTCACTTCCCTTCCCATTTGAAGATGTAAACGATAATCAAGAGTTTGGTTCTCAAAATCAATCTCCATTGTATCTTAAGGATCCCAAAAATATTCTGACATCTATTCAGTATGATGCTGTTACAGGTAATTATATTCTAGTGACGCGAATTGGTGATATCGATTATCGTCGTCCAATAAGCATGACAGCAGAAGAATACAAGCAATACGAAGCAGAAAAATCTCTTCGGGATTATTGGATGGAACGCAGTCGGAGTGATGGAATGTCAGGTGGTGACGAGTTAGTTCCGGATTTAAAATTAGGTGGGCAATTTGTCGATAAAATTTTTGGAAGCAATACAATTTCCATTAAACCACAGGGATCAGCCGAGCTAACTTTCGGCATTAATACAACCAAGGTCGAAAATCCGACTCTGCCTGTAAATCTTAGGAAAACAACGAGTTTCGATTTTGATGAGAAGATTCAAATGAACGTGACTGGTTCAGTTGGCGAGAAGTTGAAGATGGATGTGAATTACAATACTGAGGCTACTTTCGATTTTGAAAATCAAATGAGGCTGGAGTATTCCGGTGATGAAGATGAGATTATTAAGAAGATTGAAGCTGGTAATGTTTCAATGCCAATTTCAAATACACTGATTACCGGGGGACAAAATTTGTTTGGTGTAAAGGCACAATTGCAATTCGGCAAGCTATCGGTAACTTCGATTTTCTCTCAGCAAAAAGGAGAGACCACTGTTGTTGAGATGGAGAATGGAGCTCAGAAAAATGAATTTGAGATTTCAGTGGATAAATATGAAGCCAACCGACATTTCTTTCTTTCGAAATATTTTTACGACAATTACGATCGATCTCTGCGAAATCTTCCGGTTATTAATTCAGGAGTTGCAATCAATAAAGTTGAAGTTTGGGTGACCAATAAAACTTCCAATTTTCAGGATTCCCGTAACCTTGTTGCTTTTGTTGATTTAGCTGAAGATGGCTCAAATATTTATAATCCTTCAGAATTTTTGCAGACAGGAACAGGAACCTTGCCATATAATGAGTTGAACGATCTCTATGTGAAAATGACTAATTCTTATTCAGGGATTAGAGATATCAATCAGGTTACAAGTACATTATCGCCTTTGGCTCCGGGATTTGTCAGTGGAACCGATTACGAAAAAGTTGAAAATGCCCGCAAATTGTCCGAGTCGGAATATTCTGTGAATGAAAAATTGGGTTATATTTCTTTAAATCAGGCATTAAATGCGGATGAGATTTTGGCTGTTTCGTATGAATACACCTACAGAGGACAAGTGTTTAGAGTTGGAGAATTCACCAGTGATGGAGTGAGTGCTCCTCAAACACTCATTATGAAATTGTTGAAAGGAACCAATCTGAGCCCACAAATGCCAACATGGAAATTAATGATGAAAAACATCTATAATATTGGTGCTTTTCAGGTTAATCCAGAGGATTTCATATTAAATGTATTGTATCAAAATGATAATGCGGGAACTTCTGTAAATTATTTACCGGAAGGAGACATTAAAAACCAAATTCTGCTCGAAGTATTGAATTTAGATAACCTGAATTCTCAATTGGATCCGGGTGCTGATGGAATGTTCGATTTTATCGATGGGATTACAATTTATTCAACAAATGGTCGAATCATATTCCCGGAAATTGAGCCTTTTGGCAGCCACCTCAGAAAAATGATTAATAATGAAGCTATTGCAGATCAATATGTGTTTGAGGAGCTTTATAAATTGACTCAAAATGATGCACAGCAGATTGCAGAGAAAAATAAATATAGTCTGAAAGGTAGTTACAAATCATCAACAAGTTCAGAGATTTCTTTGAATGCTTTGAATGTGGAACCAGGTTCGGTTAGTGTAAAGGCTGGTGGTAGAGAACTAATCGAGAATATTGATTACACTGTGGATTATACACTGGGAAGGGTGAAAATAATCAATCAAAGTTTATTGGAATCGAGTACACCAATTTCCATTTCTTCGGAAAATAATTCGTTATTTAATATTCAGACCAAAACATTGATCGGGGTTCAAATGGATTATCAGTTTAATGATGATTTTAATCTGGGTGCTACCATGATGCATCTTTCTGAACAGCCTCTTACACAAAAAGTTAATATTGGTGATGAACCAATTTCGAATACGATTTGGGGTTTGAATGGCAGCTATAGAACCGAATCGGAATTTCTGACACGCATGGTGGATAAAATTCCATTTATTGAAACAAAAGAGCCTTCATCAATTGCTGTTGAAGGTGAATTTGCGCAATTGGTTCCAGGTCATAATAAAGCAATTGGCAGTTCGGGTACAGCCTATATCGATGATTTTGAGGGAACAGAGACTTCGATTGATATGAAGAGTTTGAGTTCCTGGGTTTTGGCGAGTACGCCACAAAATAATGAAGCTTTATTTAAAGAAGGAAATTTGAATAATGATTTAGCATATGGTTTTAACCGGGCAAAACTGGCTTGGTATGTAATCGATCCTTTATTCTTGCGCAATAGCTCTGCAACACCAGGGCACATTAAATCGGATAAGGATCAGCAATCAAATCACTTTGTCCGAGAGATATTTGAGGAAGAAATCTGGCCGAATAAGGAGAGGGCCTCCGGGGTTCCGACTAATATTTCGGTTCTGAATATGGCTTATTATCCTGATGAAAAAGGGCCCTATAATTATGACGTAGATGGACAATCCGGGATTTCTCAAGGGATGAATTCTGATGGAACCCTTAAAGCCCCGGAATCAAGGTGGGGTGGTATCATGCGTAAAATCGAAACCAACGATTTTGAAGCTGCAAATATTGCTTACATTGAGTTTTGGATGATGGATCCATTTGTGTATGAACCAGATCACAAAGGGGGAAATTTATATTTTAATCTTGGAAACATTTCCGAAGATATATTAAGAGATTCGAGAAAATCATTTGAGAATGGATTGCCTGCAGATGAAACTGTTACTTTGGTGGATAGTACAAAATGGGGGCGTGTTCCTTTAGTACAATCCCTGGTAAATGCTTTCGATAATAATACAAACTCCAGAAGATATCAGGATGTTGGATTGGATGGATTGAGTTCAAGTGATGAGTTGAGTTATTTCAAGGAATACATTCAGGCAATTAGTATTTCGGCAAATCTGGGGACAGGATCCGAAGCCTATGTTTTGGCTCAAAATGACCCTTCAGGTGATGATTATCATTATTTTAGAGGTGCAGATTACGATAGTGATGAGCTAAGTATTTTGGAACGTTATAAAAAGTATAATGGTCCGGAGGGGAATTCACCAACATCCGAATTATCAGGAAGTGCATACCCTACATCTGCAACAACATTGCCAGATGTTGAAGATATTAATCATGATAATACTTTGAGTGAAACTGAAGCTTACTATCAATGCAAAGTACATTTGGCGCCGGCAGACATGCAGATAGGTCAAAACTTTATTGTTGATAAAGTGACCAGTAATGTGGACTTAGCAAATGGAACAAATGGCTCGGTTGATTGGTATCAGTTTAAGATTCCTGTTGATGAATTCAAAGATACATATGGTAACATAAGTGATTTTACATCCATTCGTTTCATGAGAATGTTCTTGAGGGATTTTGAAGAAGATGTGGTTCTGCGATTTGCTACCCTCGATTTAGTTCGTGATGATTGGAGGAGTTATGATCAGTCTATTAATGAAAATGAAACGGATGATATCGTATCGGAAGCTGGTTTTGATATTACAGCAGTAAATATTGAGGAGAATGCAAGTAAAGAACCGGTAAACTATATTTTGCCACCGGGAATTGATCGGGTTGTAGATCCGAGTAATCCTCAGTTAATTCAACTCAATGAGCAGGCAATATTGTTGAAAGTTACTAATCTGGAAGATGGAAAAGGAAAAGGAGCCTACAAAACCCTTAACATGGACATCAGGAAATATGGTAAGTTTAAAATGGATGTTCATGCTGAGGAGATTGAAGGCTATTCGGTTCGTGATGAAGAAGTGAATGTATTTGTTCGTTTGGGTTCGGATTATCAGGACAATTACTACGAATATGAAATTCCCATGCGGTTAACACCTGCCGGTCTTTATAATGGAGATATTGAAGAGGATCGTTTAGCCGTTTGGCCTGATGAAAATCGTTTTGATTTTAAGCTTCGTCTGTTTCAAACAATAAAGCAGTTACGAAACGATGCAGTACGTGGTACTAATGCAAAATATTCCGACATATATGATTTAAAAGTTGGTGATTTGTCAAATGATGCAGATCCGCAGCACCAAGATCATATTGTTAGAATAAAAGGAAATCCAAATCTGGCGAACATCAGAACGGTTATGATTGGGGTGAAAAATCCCACCAATGATGCTACCGGAATGGATGATAATCAACTAAAATCGGTTGAGGTATGGTTGAACGAAATGCGGTTGACGGATTTTGATGAAGACGGTGGTTGGGCAGCAAATCTAAGGGTAACAACAAAATTAGCTGATTTTGGTACGGTTACTTGGGCAGGAAGCAAAATTACATCTGGTTTTGGGGGTATAGAAGATGGTGTTAATGATCGCTACAAAGATGATATATTTCAGTATGATTTATCTGCGAGTTTTGAGTTAGGTAAATTTTTTCCCGAAAAATCGGGTGTTCGAATTCCATTGTATTATGCTATTTCTGAAGAAACAATAAGTCCGGAATACAATCCGTTAGATCCGGACATTCCATTGGATGTAGCACTTGAGAATGCGAATTCTAAAATGGAACGGGACTCTATCGAAAAAATGTCTCAGGAATATACGAAAAGAAAGAGTTTTAATTTGACGAATGTTCGTATCGAAAAGACAGAAGGAAAACCTAAATTGCTGGATGTTTCGAATTTAGCTCTTACCTATTCCTACAATGAAACTTATTCCAGAGATGTAAATACGGTTCGTGATTTGGAGAAGAATTACAGAGGTGTATTGAGCTATAACTATAACAATGTGCCGAAAAATATCCAGCCATTTAAGAGGGTTAGTGCTTTTCAAAATCCGATGTTTAGATTGTTAAAGGATTTTAATTTTTACTATTTGCCAACACAACTTTCTTTCCGATCTGATTTGCAGCGCTATTACCGCGAAATTGAGAAAAGGCATATTACTGAAATAGGAAGTGGAAATACCGAGCTGGCGACTGTTAAAATTAAACCTACTTTCGATAAGGATTTTATTTGGTATCGTTATTACGATTTAAAATACAATTTAACTAAAGGACTAAAGTTTGATTTCTCCGCGACAAATACATCTCGAATTGATGAACCGGAAGGTATTGTTGATAGAGATAGAGATCGTGAAACCTACAACATTTGGAAAGATTCTATTTGGAATAATTTAATGGATGGTGGTCGAAATATTCAGTACCATCATAATTTTAATCTTACTTATACGGTTCCGATAAATAAAATTCCTTTGTTGAATTGGACATCAGTTACAGCACGATATGCGGGGGCATATGATTGGAATGCTGGTGCAGTTACCGCCGATACTATCGAGTTGGGAAATACCATTCGAAACTCAAATAATATACAGGTAAACGGGCAATTAAACTTTGTTAATTTGTACAATAAAGTTGGTTTGCTGAAAAGAATTAATCAAAAATATAGTTCGAATCGGAAATACAAAAAGAAAACAGAGGATTACAAAAAGGTTAATTATGAAGGTACTGTTGCAGAACTAAAAGCTGGAATTCCTACTTCTGTATATCATAAATTATCTACCGAGGATATCTCCATTAAGGTTTATGATACTCAGGGAAAGGAAATAAAGGTTAAGGTGAAATCTGTAACAGGTAACAGGGCTAAGATTACTTCAAGCGAGAATGTGAAAAATGTTCGGGTAAGAGTCAATGGCAAGCTTTCGGAGAGTGATGGTGTTTTTGCTTTGATAGGAGAGAATTTTCTTAGAACAGTAATGAGTGTTCGTAATATTTCTATTAATTATTCGGAAATTAACTCAACAACATTGCCTGGATATATGCCACAAACAAATTATTTTGGAGGTGAGTCATATAACGGAACCAAGGCTCCCGGGTTTAACTTCCTGATAGGTAAGCAGGACAATAATTTTGCAGGAAATGCCGCTGAAAAAGGTTGGATTACAACTGATGAAGCTTTGAATGAACCATATGTAATGAGTCATACTCAAAACTTTACCATAAGGAGTACTATCGAACCGGTAAAAGGCTTAAAAATTGATTTAACTGCCAATCGTAATTATTCAAGGAACCGAAGCGAATACTATATTTACGATTCGGGGAATGATAATTTCACGGCAGAGAATCTTGTTAAATCGGGTAATTTCAGCATGAGTTTTTTAAGTTTGAAATCGGCCTTTTTTACTATTGGAAACACTGGAGATTATTCTTCTTCATATTTCGATAAATTTTTAGATTTAAGAAAAGAAGAAAGTTTACGATTGGCAAAAGAGAGATATGGTGAAAATTATGAGGCGAAAAAAATATTCACAGAGGTTGTTGTAGGAACAGAAACAACGAAAGTAGAGACGGATTATTATGAAGGTTATGGAGAAACTTCCCAGGAAGTTTTAATTCCAGCTTTTCTTAAAGCATATGGTAATGGAGGAAAAGGTTATAATAGTTTGTTCCCGGCTATTTCCCGTATGAAACCAAATTGGAGAGTGACTTTCGAAGGATTATCCAAACTGCCGTTAATTAAGAGGTATTTCAAATCTATAAATTTGAGTCATTCATATACTGCCACGTATGATGTGGGGTCGTATAATACCAATTTGACTTACGAGGAAGGCGATGACGGATATAGTATTATTCAAGATCTGGCGAAAAATTTTCTACCTCTTTACGAAGCCAATTCAATTTCCATAAACGAGCAATTCAATCCTTTGATAAACGTTGATATGATTTGGAAGAATAATTTCTCGACTAGTTTTGAAATTAAGCGCACGCGAAATTTGATTCTAAGTTTATCAAACACGCAGTTAACAGAAGTAGCTTCTAATGAAGTGATTTTTGGTCTGGGGTATCGATTTGATGATTTCGGTATGATAATCGGCTCAGGGGCGAAACAGAAAAAATATAAGAGTGATCTTAATTTACGGGGAGATCTATCAATTCGTAAGAACAATACCATTATTAGAAAAATTGTTGATGAAGTGGATCAGTTAACATCAGGACAGAAAGTAGTAACAGTTAAGTTTAGTGCTGACTATGTTTTGAGTAACAGATTTAATTTAAGACTGTATTACGACCGGATTGTAAATACTCCTTATGTTTCACTTTCATACCCAACTACAACTACTGAATTTGGTGCGAGTATTCGTTTTACTCTTGCGAATTAA
- the gcvH gene encoding glycine cleavage system protein GcvH produces MNVPENLKYTKDHEWIRVEGEEAFVGVTDFAQGELGDIVFVEVETEGDELDKEEIFGTIEAVKTVSDMFMPIGGEVLEFNEKLEEAPDLINSDPYGEGWIVKIKIADNSELEELLTAEQYKELL; encoded by the coding sequence ATGAATGTACCTGAAAATTTAAAGTATACCAAAGATCACGAATGGATTCGTGTTGAAGGAGAAGAAGCCTTTGTTGGTGTTACTGACTTTGCTCAAGGAGAGCTTGGAGATATCGTTTTTGTTGAAGTTGAAACCGAAGGCGACGAATTAGATAAAGAAGAAATATTCGGAACTATTGAGGCAGTTAAGACTGTTTCAGACATGTTTATGCCAATTGGGGGTGAAGTGTTAGAGTTCAATGAGAAATTGGAAGAGGCTCCGGATTTGATCAACTCTGATCCATATGGTGAAGGTTGGATTGTGAAAATTAAAATTGCTGATAATTCAGAATTGGAAGAATTATTAACTGCAGAACAATACAAAGAATTATTGTAA